A genomic window from Sphingomonas taxi includes:
- the cyoD gene encoding cytochrome o ubiquinol oxidase subunit IV, with amino-acid sequence MSDRSDLDDDRAPGEGSSDAGDIRAKVLTYVAGFVLAAVLSIASFAAVHSGVIYGPGIPVALIALAIAQMGVHLVFFLHVTSGPDNTNNVLALAFGVLIVGLVLIGSIWIMAHLDHNLMPASMPAM; translated from the coding sequence ATGAGCGACCGGAGCGACCTGGACGATGATCGCGCGCCCGGCGAGGGCAGCAGCGACGCCGGCGACATCCGCGCCAAGGTGCTGACCTATGTGGCCGGTTTTGTGCTGGCGGCGGTGCTCAGCATCGCCTCCTTCGCGGCGGTGCATAGCGGGGTGATTTACGGTCCCGGCATCCCGGTGGCGCTGATCGCGCTGGCGATCGCGCAGATGGGCGTCCACCTCGTCTTCTTCCTCCACGTCACCAGCGGGCCGGACAATACCAACAACGTCCTCGCGCTGGCGTTCGGCGTGCTGATCGTCGGATTGGTGCTGATCGGCTCGATCTGGATCATGGCGCACCTCGACCACAATCTGATGCCGGCGAGCATGCCGGCGATGTAG
- the cyoB gene encoding cytochrome o ubiquinol oxidase subunit I, with protein sequence MFGKLNWHSVPWDQPIPLIAAAIVGSGILAVLVWTWRAGHVPYIWNEWITSVDHKRIGIMYCIFALLMLMRGFVDAAMMRSQQAIAYGNPGYLPPEHYDQIFSAHGTIMIFFVAMPFVIGLMNFVVPLQLGVRDVAFPTLNNVSFWLTASGALLINLSLVIGEFAKTGWLAYPPLSELRFSPGVGVDYYLWALQISGVGTLLSGVNLVTTILKMRAPGMGYTRMPMFCWTSLASNLLIVAAFPILTATLAMLLLDRYLGFHFFTNDAGGNQMMFVNLIWAWGHPEVYILILPAFGVFSEVVSTFSSKPLFGYRSMVVATMVICILSFIVWLHHFFTMGAGADVNGFFGVTTMIIAVPTGVKVFNWLFTMYGGRIRFHVPMMWAVAFMITFVIGGMTGVLLAVPPADFVLHNSLFLVAHFHNVIIGGVLFGAFAGYNYWFPKAFGFTLDERWGKRAFWLWVIGFYVAFMPLYVLGLMGMTRRMQHYDVPGWQPWLIAAAFGALMIAGGMACQVIQLYVSIRNRKDLADTSGDPWDGRSLEWITTSPPPPFNFAALPDVKGEEAYWDIKSTARENRELSERPKYEAFHMPRNSPTGVVTAFFTTALGFAAVWHIWWLFGLGFLGAWATFVVFAWRDENETEISAEEAERLDRERRTAKAQLLDIPADQPA encoded by the coding sequence ATGTTCGGCAAGCTCAATTGGCATTCGGTCCCCTGGGACCAGCCGATCCCGTTGATCGCCGCCGCCATCGTCGGCAGCGGCATCCTCGCGGTGCTGGTCTGGACGTGGCGCGCCGGCCATGTCCCCTATATCTGGAACGAGTGGATCACCTCGGTCGATCACAAGCGGATCGGCATCATGTATTGCATCTTCGCGCTGCTGATGCTGATGCGCGGCTTCGTCGATGCGGCGATGATGCGCAGCCAGCAGGCGATCGCCTATGGCAATCCGGGCTATCTGCCGCCGGAGCATTACGACCAGATCTTCTCGGCGCACGGCACGATCATGATCTTCTTCGTGGCGATGCCGTTCGTCATCGGGCTGATGAACTTCGTTGTGCCGTTGCAGCTCGGCGTGCGCGACGTCGCCTTCCCGACGCTCAACAACGTCAGCTTCTGGCTGACGGCGAGCGGCGCCTTGCTGATCAATCTCAGCCTCGTCATCGGCGAATTCGCCAAGACCGGCTGGCTCGCCTATCCGCCGCTGTCGGAGCTGCGCTTCTCGCCCGGCGTCGGCGTCGATTACTATCTGTGGGCGCTACAGATTTCCGGCGTCGGCACGTTGCTGTCGGGGGTCAATCTCGTCACCACGATCCTCAAGATGCGCGCCCCCGGCATGGGCTATACCCGCATGCCGATGTTCTGCTGGACCAGCCTCGCGTCCAACCTGCTGATCGTCGCGGCCTTCCCGATCCTCACCGCGACGCTCGCGATGCTGCTGCTCGATCGCTACCTCGGCTTCCACTTCTTCACCAACGATGCCGGCGGCAACCAGATGATGTTCGTCAACCTCATCTGGGCCTGGGGCCATCCCGAGGTCTATATCCTGATCCTGCCGGCGTTCGGCGTGTTCAGCGAGGTGGTCTCGACCTTCTCGAGCAAGCCTCTGTTCGGCTATCGTTCGATGGTCGTCGCGACGATGGTGATCTGCATCCTGTCGTTCATCGTCTGGCTGCACCACTTCTTCACGATGGGCGCGGGGGCCGACGTCAACGGCTTCTTCGGCGTGACGACGATGATTATCGCGGTGCCGACCGGGGTGAAGGTCTTCAACTGGCTGTTCACCATGTATGGCGGCCGCATCCGCTTCCACGTGCCGATGATGTGGGCGGTGGCGTTCATGATCACCTTCGTGATCGGCGGCATGACCGGCGTGCTGCTCGCCGTGCCGCCCGCCGACTTCGTGCTGCACAATTCGCTGTTCCTCGTCGCGCATTTCCACAACGTCATCATCGGCGGCGTGCTGTTCGGTGCCTTCGCCGGCTACAATTACTGGTTCCCCAAGGCGTTCGGCTTCACCCTCGACGAACGCTGGGGCAAGCGCGCCTTCTGGCTGTGGGTGATCGGCTTCTACGTCGCGTTCATGCCGCTCTACGTGCTCGGACTGATGGGGATGACGCGGCGGATGCAGCATTACGACGTGCCGGGCTGGCAGCCGTGGCTGATCGCCGCCGCCTTCGGTGCGCTGATGATCGCCGGCGGCATGGCGTGTCAGGTGATCCAGCTCTACGTCTCGATCCGCAACCGCAAGGACCTTGCCGACACCAGCGGCGATCCATGGGACGGGCGCAGCCTCGAATGGATCACCACCTCGCCGCCGCCGCCGTTCAACTTCGCGGCGCTGCCCGACGTGAAGGGCGAGGAAGCCTATTGGGACATCAAGTCGACCGCGCGGGAAAATCGCGAACTCTCCGAACGCCCCAAATACGAGGCGTTCCACATGCCGCGCAATTCGCCGACCGGCGTCGTCACCGCTTTTTTCACCACCGCGCTGGGCTTCGCCGCGGTGTGGCATATCTGGTGGCTGTTCGGGCTGGGCTTCCTCGGCGCCTGGGCGACCTTCGTCGTCTTCGCCTGGCGCGACGAGAATGAGACCGAGATCAGCGCCGAGGAGGCGGAGCGGCTCGACCGCGAACGGCGTACCGCCAAGGCGCAATTGCTCGATATCCCTGCGGACCAGCCGGCATGA
- a CDS encoding glycogen debranching protein — MSDAPALGAISYDGEVRFAVRSATAVTLCLWDGVAERRVAMTGADGIWSVDVPGIGAGQRYGFRAAADPAKLLVDPYAVELDRAFIFDQRLGQPGVETGGLVPWGVVVGTPFPHRHPREGGDPDAQMLEGAARSVGMDPRLRGDDNKGVADKGEDANLLPPPLFTPGGLIYELNVRGFTMLHPEVPAAQRGTIAALAHPAIIAHLRRLRVSAIELMPIVAWIDERHLPPLGLRNAWGYNPVVPMAIDPRLAPGGIAELRETVAALRAAGIGVILDLVFNHTGESDVHGPTLSLRGLDERLHYAQAEDGTLINDTGTGNTLDCSRPQVRALILASLRHFARLGVDGFRFDLAPVLARGPGFDPHAPIFAEIAADPLLSSRIMIAEPWDIGPDGYQLGRFPAHWLEWNDRYRDDVRRFWKGDGSAGALATRLAGSDDVFGGGDTRSVNFIAAHDGFTLADTVAFAERHNHANGEDNRDGHGDNHSWNNGVEGPSDDPVVTARRDADRRALLATLFASRGTILLTAGDEFGRTQRGNNNAYAQDNAIGWVDWHGRDRALEDFACGLAAFRAAAGLDRVAPYEAPDWRRLDDAPMRPDDWAGADGFALRLPDGERCVTLRFDRRARRVTLTQGTLLESRA, encoded by the coding sequence GTGAGCGACGCGCCCGCGCTGGGCGCGATCTCGTACGATGGCGAAGTGCGGTTCGCGGTGCGCTCGGCGACGGCGGTGACGCTGTGCCTGTGGGACGGCGTAGCCGAGCGGCGTGTGGCGATGACCGGTGCCGACGGTATCTGGTCGGTGGATGTGCCGGGGATCGGGGCGGGCCAGCGCTACGGCTTCCGGGCGGCGGCCGATCCGGCGAAGCTGCTGGTCGATCCCTATGCCGTCGAGCTGGATCGGGCGTTCATTTTTGACCAGCGGCTGGGTCAGCCGGGAGTCGAGACGGGTGGGTTGGTGCCGTGGGGTGTAGTCGTTGGAACACCCTTCCCCCATCGTCATCCCCGCGAAGGCGGTGATCCAGACGCGCAGATGCTCGAAGGGGCCGCGAGGTCCGTGGGTATGGATCCCCGCCTTCGCGGGGATGACAACAAAGGGGTTGCCGATAAGGGGGAGGACGCGAACCTCCTCCCCCCGCCGCTCTTCACGCCGGGCGGGTTGATCTACGAACTCAACGTCCGCGGGTTCACGATGCTGCACCCCGAGGTGCCCGCGGCGCAGCGGGGAACGATCGCGGCCTTGGCGCATCCCGCGATCATCGCGCATCTGCGGCGGCTGCGGGTCAGCGCGATCGAGCTGATGCCGATCGTCGCGTGGATCGACGAGCGGCATCTGCCGCCGCTCGGGCTGCGCAACGCCTGGGGCTATAATCCGGTGGTGCCGATGGCGATCGATCCGCGGTTGGCGCCGGGAGGGATCGCCGAGCTGCGCGAGACCGTCGCGGCGCTGCGGGCGGCGGGGATCGGCGTGATCCTCGACCTCGTCTTCAATCACACCGGCGAGAGCGACGTGCACGGGCCGACGCTGTCGCTGCGCGGGTTGGACGAGCGGCTCCATTATGCGCAGGCCGAGGACGGCACGCTGATCAACGACACCGGCACCGGCAACACGCTGGATTGTTCGCGACCCCAGGTCCGTGCACTGATCCTCGCCAGCCTGCGCCATTTCGCGCGGCTAGGCGTGGACGGCTTCCGGTTCGATCTGGCGCCGGTGCTGGCACGCGGGCCGGGGTTCGATCCGCATGCGCCGATCTTCGCCGAGATCGCCGCCGATCCCCTGCTGTCCAGCCGCATCATGATCGCCGAGCCGTGGGACATCGGCCCGGACGGCTATCAGCTCGGGCGGTTCCCGGCGCACTGGCTCGAATGGAACGACCGCTATCGCGACGACGTGCGCCGCTTCTGGAAAGGCGACGGCAGCGCGGGCGCATTGGCGACGCGGCTCGCGGGCTCGGACGACGTCTTCGGTGGCGGCGACACGCGCAGCGTCAATTTCATCGCGGCGCACGACGGCTTCACGCTCGCCGACACCGTCGCTTTCGCCGAACGCCACAATCACGCCAACGGCGAGGACAATCGCGACGGCCATGGCGACAATCACAGCTGGAACAACGGCGTCGAGGGACCGAGCGACGATCCCGTCGTCACGGCACGGCGCGATGCCGACCGGCGCGCGTTGCTGGCGACGCTGTTCGCATCGCGCGGTACGATCCTGCTGACCGCGGGGGACGAATTCGGGCGGACGCAGCGGGGCAACAACAACGCTTATGCGCAGGACAATGCGATCGGCTGGGTCGATTGGCACGGGCGCGATCGGGCGCTGGAGGATTTCGCCTGCGGTCTGGCGGCGTTCCGGGCGGCGGCCGGGCTCGATCGCGTCGCGCCGTATGAGGCACCCGACTGGCGGCGGCTCGACGACGCGCCGATGCGGCCGGACGATTGGGCCGGCGCCGACGGCTTCGCGCTGCGCTTGCCCGACGGCGAGCGGTGCGTCACATTGCGATTCGATCGCCGCGCGCGGCGCGTGACGCTGACGCAGGGCACGCTGTTGGAGAGTCGCGCATGA
- a CDS encoding alpha-D-glucose phosphate-specific phosphoglucomutase — protein sequence MIRTVASHAYSDQKPGTSGLRKKVTVFQQPNYAENFVQAVFDVIDGKDGATLVIGGDGRFLNREVIQKAIRIAAANGFGRVVVGRGGLLSTPAASNMIRIRKALGGLVLSASHNPGGPTEDFGIKYNIANGGPAPEQVTEALYERTKTIDRWLTVDAEDVDLDTLGEVTVGGMTVEVVDPVADYAALMERLFDFDAIRAAKLTMAFDAMSAVTGPYATEILETRLGFAAGTVRNGEPLEDFGGHHPDPNLVHAHELYETMMAADAPDFGAASDGDGDRNLIIGRARFVTPSDSVAMLAANAHLAPGYKDGLKGIARSMPTSAAADRVAEKLGLPIFETPTGWKFFGNLLDAGMATICGEESAGTGSDHVREKDGLWAVLLWLNILAVRGESVDAIARDHWATYGRNYYARHDYEGVESARADALMAELRGKLDMLAGTQVGGLRIAAADDFAYTDPTDGSVSRNQGVRVLFEGGSRVVFRLSGTGTSGATLRVYLERYEPAGGDLERETGDMLADIVVAADEIAGIVRHSGRTEPDVIT from the coding sequence ATGATCCGTACCGTCGCCAGCCACGCCTATTCCGACCAGAAGCCCGGCACCTCCGGCCTGCGCAAGAAGGTCACCGTCTTCCAGCAGCCCAATTATGCCGAGAATTTCGTCCAGGCGGTGTTCGACGTCATCGACGGCAAGGACGGCGCGACCTTGGTGATCGGCGGCGACGGCCGGTTCCTCAATCGGGAGGTGATCCAGAAGGCGATCCGCATCGCCGCGGCGAACGGCTTCGGCCGCGTCGTCGTCGGCCGCGGCGGGCTGCTGTCGACGCCCGCGGCGAGCAACATGATCCGCATCCGCAAGGCGCTGGGCGGGCTGGTGCTGTCGGCAAGCCACAATCCCGGCGGCCCGACCGAAGATTTCGGCATCAAGTACAATATCGCCAATGGCGGCCCGGCGCCGGAGCAGGTGACCGAGGCGCTGTACGAACGGACGAAGACGATCGACCGCTGGCTGACGGTCGATGCCGAAGACGTCGATCTCGATACGCTCGGCGAGGTGACGGTCGGTGGGATGACGGTCGAGGTGGTCGATCCGGTCGCCGATTATGCCGCGCTGATGGAGCGGCTGTTCGACTTCGACGCGATCCGCGCCGCGAAGCTGACGATGGCGTTCGACGCGATGAGCGCGGTGACCGGGCCTTATGCGACCGAGATCCTCGAGACGCGGCTCGGCTTCGCCGCCGGCACCGTCCGCAACGGCGAGCCGCTGGAGGATTTCGGCGGGCATCACCCCGATCCCAATCTCGTCCACGCGCACGAACTCTACGAGACGATGATGGCGGCGGATGCGCCCGACTTCGGCGCGGCGTCGGACGGCGATGGCGACCGCAACCTCATCATCGGGCGGGCGCGCTTCGTGACGCCGTCGGACAGTGTCGCGATGCTGGCGGCGAACGCGCATCTCGCGCCGGGCTACAAGGACGGGCTCAAGGGGATCGCGCGGTCGATGCCGACCAGTGCGGCGGCGGATCGTGTCGCCGAGAAGCTCGGCCTGCCGATCTTCGAGACGCCGACGGGGTGGAAATTCTTCGGCAATCTGCTCGACGCGGGCATGGCGACGATCTGCGGCGAGGAGAGCGCCGGCACCGGATCGGATCACGTCCGCGAGAAGGACGGGCTGTGGGCGGTGCTGCTGTGGCTCAACATCCTCGCGGTACGGGGCGAGTCGGTCGACGCGATCGCGCGCGATCACTGGGCGACCTATGGCCGCAACTATTACGCCCGCCACGATTACGAGGGCGTCGAGAGCGCACGCGCCGATGCTTTGATGGCGGAGCTGCGCGGCAAGCTGGATATGCTGGCGGGGACGCAGGTCGGCGGGCTGAGGATCGCGGCGGCGGACGATTTCGCCTATACCGATCCGACCGACGGCTCGGTGAGCCGCAACCAGGGCGTGCGCGTGCTGTTCGAGGGCGGCAGCCGCGTCGTGTTCCGCCTGTCGGGGACCGGCACCAGCGGTGCGACATTGCGGGTGTATCTGGAACGCTACGAGCCGGCGGGCGGCGATCTCGAACGTGAGACCGGCGACATGCTGGCGGATATCGTCGTGGCGGCGGACGAGATCGCGGGCATCGTGCGGCATAGCGGGCGGACCGAACCGGACGTCATCACGTGA
- the cyoC gene encoding cytochrome o ubiquinol oxidase subunit III — translation MSGDPHKLGRGETAPSERGPAPKRIVVAYGFWIFLLTDFIMFAGFFAAYAVLAQATAGGPAARDIVELPLVGAETALLLASSFACGMAGIATAAKNRFWFQIAMAATALLGAGFLGLEAYEFLHLIHEGNGPQRSAFLSAFFALVGCHGLHVTLGLIWLTTMMAQVQAKGFRDEIVRRIACFSLFWHALDIIWVALFTTVYLLGVAR, via the coding sequence ATGAGCGGCGATCCGCACAAGCTCGGCCGCGGCGAGACGGCACCCAGCGAACGCGGCCCCGCGCCCAAGCGGATCGTCGTGGCCTATGGCTTCTGGATCTTCCTGCTCACCGACTTCATCATGTTCGCCGGCTTCTTCGCCGCTTATGCGGTGCTGGCCCAGGCGACCGCAGGCGGGCCGGCGGCGCGCGACATCGTCGAACTGCCGCTGGTCGGCGCGGAGACGGCGCTGCTGCTCGCGTCCAGCTTCGCCTGCGGCATGGCGGGGATCGCGACCGCGGCAAAGAACCGCTTCTGGTTCCAAATCGCGATGGCGGCGACCGCACTGCTCGGTGCCGGCTTCCTCGGCCTCGAAGCCTATGAGTTCCTGCACCTCATCCACGAGGGCAACGGGCCGCAGCGCAGTGCCTTCCTCTCCGCCTTCTTCGCACTCGTCGGCTGCCACGGCCTGCACGTCACGCTCGGGCTGATCTGGTTGACGACGATGATGGCGCAGGTCCAGGCCAAGGGCTTCCGCGACGAGATCGTCCGCCGCATCGCCTGTTTCAGCCTGTTCTGGCACGCACTCGACATCATCTGGGTGGCGCTGTTCACCACCGTCTATCTGCTGGGAGTGGCGCGATGA
- the glgA gene encoding glycogen synthase GlgA, which produces MTLSVLSVASEAFPLVKTGGLADVVGALPDALAPHGVATTTLIPGYPAVGKAVKGTKVVRRWRDLLGVEARLLGARLGEHPLLVLDAPALFARAGGLYDQTDDWHRFAALSRAAADVAEGFDVLHAHDWQAALAPAYLRYCGTAQRRTASVMTVHNIAFQGQFGAEIFAGLDLPDEAYAIDGVEYYGGVGFLKAGLEAADAITTVSPTYAAEIREPRFGMGLEGLIDTRRDRVHGIVNGIDPAVWNPETDAALPSRFTARALGRRKANKRAVEKMFGLDRDDGPLFTVISRLTWQKGMDVLVTCLDELVAGGARLALLGSGDAHLEAALLAAAARYPGRIAVRIGYDEPLSHLLQGGADAILIPSRFEPCGLTQLYGLAYGCVPVVARTGGLADTVIDANEAALAAGVATGFQHGEASHHSLGHAIRRAIAAYARPDLWCAIQRNGMRADFSWSESGRRYADLYKSLTGTA; this is translated from the coding sequence ACCGGCGGGCTCGCCGACGTGGTGGGGGCGTTGCCCGATGCGCTGGCGCCGCATGGCGTCGCGACGACGACGCTGATCCCGGGCTATCCGGCGGTCGGCAAGGCGGTGAAGGGCACCAAGGTGGTGCGGCGCTGGCGCGATCTGCTCGGCGTCGAGGCGCGGTTGCTCGGCGCGCGGCTGGGCGAGCATCCGCTGCTGGTGCTCGATGCGCCGGCGTTGTTCGCGCGGGCGGGTGGGCTCTACGACCAGACCGACGACTGGCACAGGTTCGCGGCCCTGTCGCGCGCCGCCGCCGACGTCGCGGAAGGGTTCGACGTGCTTCACGCGCACGACTGGCAGGCCGCGCTGGCGCCGGCCTATCTGCGCTATTGCGGTACGGCGCAGCGCCGGACCGCCAGCGTGATGACGGTCCATAACATCGCCTTCCAGGGCCAGTTCGGTGCGGAGATATTTGCCGGGCTCGATTTGCCGGACGAGGCCTATGCGATCGACGGCGTCGAATATTATGGCGGTGTCGGCTTCCTGAAGGCGGGGCTGGAGGCGGCCGATGCGATCACCACGGTCAGCCCGACCTATGCCGCCGAGATCCGCGAGCCGCGGTTCGGCATGGGGCTGGAAGGGCTGATCGACACCCGACGTGATCGCGTGCACGGCATCGTCAACGGCATCGATCCCGCCGTGTGGAATCCCGAGACTGACGCCGCCTTGCCGAGCCGCTTCACCGCGCGTGCGCTCGGCCGGCGCAAGGCCAACAAGCGCGCGGTCGAGAAGATGTTCGGGCTCGATCGCGACGACGGACCGCTGTTCACCGTCATCAGCCGGCTGACGTGGCAGAAGGGCATGGACGTGCTCGTCACCTGCCTCGACGAGCTGGTCGCGGGCGGGGCGCGGCTGGCGCTGCTCGGCTCGGGCGATGCGCATCTGGAAGCGGCGCTGCTCGCCGCGGCGGCGCGCTATCCGGGGCGGATCGCGGTACGGATCGGCTATGACGAACCCCTGTCCCATCTGTTGCAGGGCGGTGCCGACGCGATCCTGATCCCGTCGCGGTTCGAACCGTGCGGGCTGACCCAGCTTTACGGCCTCGCTTATGGCTGCGTGCCGGTCGTCGCGCGCACCGGCGGGCTCGCTGATACGGTGATCGACGCCAACGAGGCGGCGCTCGCCGCCGGGGTCGCGACCGGCTTCCAGCATGGCGAGGCGAGCCACCATTCGCTCGGCCACGCGATCCGTCGTGCCATTGCCGCCTACGCGCGCCCCGATCTATGGTGCGCCATCCAGCGCAACGGGATGCGCGCCGATTTCTCCTGGTCGGAAAGCGGTCGCCGCTATGCCGACCTCTACAAGAGCCTGACAGGAACCGCATGA
- the treA gene encoding alpha,alpha-trehalase TreA, translating into MIRPLMLALAGLLVAAAPPSPAQRFGALFRDVQMRQIFPDSKTFADAEPRRGDAAILAAYRRCDCKDDAALKAFVLANFNVPVAPAAPPPSRKLGLAEHIDALWPQLTRTLPTVPAGSSALPLPKRFVVPGGRFREMYYWDSWFTMLGLQVSGRQDLVEDMVTDFGSLIDRYGRIPNGTRSYYLSRSQPPFFYLIAGLSKNAATLAQRTTWMRAEHDFWMAGASGLRPGGARARVVRLADGSLLNRHWDDRDDPRDESYREDAALVAATPGRDAKAMYRDLRAGAESGWDFSSRWLGDGKTLATIRTTRIVPVDLNSLMYGMERSIADNCRILKDAACVATYAAAADARAKAIATHLWNAAGYYADYDLDARRVADGRTAAMAYPLFVGLAAPDRAKATAQALAPLVGEGGLGTTGLKTGQQWDEPNGWAPLQWIAIEGLRRYREDALAKRIATNWLATVDREYAASGKLLEKYNVVERLPGGGGEYPLQDGFGWTNGVTRALLAAGYAPPR; encoded by the coding sequence ATGATCCGTCCCTTGATGTTGGCGCTCGCCGGCCTGCTCGTCGCGGCGGCGCCGCCATCGCCGGCGCAGCGGTTCGGCGCGCTGTTCCGCGACGTGCAGATGCGGCAGATCTTTCCCGATTCGAAGACCTTCGCGGATGCCGAACCGCGCCGCGGCGATGCCGCGATCCTCGCCGCCTACCGCCGTTGCGATTGCAAGGACGATGCCGCGCTGAAGGCGTTCGTGCTCGCCAATTTCAACGTGCCGGTGGCACCCGCCGCGCCGCCGCCGTCGCGCAAGCTGGGGCTGGCCGAGCATATCGACGCGCTGTGGCCGCAGCTTACCCGGACGCTGCCGACCGTGCCGGCGGGATCGTCGGCGCTACCGCTGCCCAAGCGCTTCGTGGTGCCGGGCGGGCGGTTCCGCGAGATGTATTATTGGGACAGCTGGTTCACGATGCTCGGTCTGCAGGTGTCCGGGCGGCAGGATCTGGTCGAGGACATGGTGACCGACTTCGGCAGCCTGATCGATCGCTACGGCCGCATCCCCAATGGCACGCGCAGCTATTATCTCAGCCGCTCGCAGCCGCCGTTCTTCTATCTGATCGCCGGCCTGTCAAAGAATGCCGCGACGCTGGCGCAGCGCACGACATGGATGCGCGCCGAGCATGACTTCTGGATGGCGGGCGCATCCGGATTGCGGCCGGGCGGCGCGCGCGCGCGCGTGGTGCGGCTGGCGGACGGGTCGCTGCTCAACCGCCATTGGGACGATCGCGACGATCCGCGCGACGAAAGCTATCGCGAGGATGCGGCGCTGGTCGCGGCGACGCCGGGACGCGATGCCAAGGCGATGTACCGCGACCTGCGCGCCGGGGCGGAAAGCGGCTGGGACTTCAGCTCGCGCTGGCTTGGCGACGGCAAGACGCTGGCGACGATCCGGACGACGCGGATCGTGCCGGTCGATCTCAACAGCCTGATGTACGGGATGGAGCGCAGCATCGCCGACAATTGCCGCATTTTGAAGGATGCCGCCTGCGTCGCCACCTATGCGGCGGCCGCCGATGCGCGGGCGAAGGCGATCGCGACGCATCTGTGGAATGCTGCCGGCTATTATGCCGATTACGACCTCGACGCGCGCCGCGTCGCCGACGGCCGTACCGCGGCAATGGCCTACCCCCTGTTCGTCGGGCTGGCCGCACCGGACCGGGCGAAGGCGACCGCGCAGGCGCTGGCGCCACTGGTCGGCGAAGGCGGTCTCGGCACTACCGGCTTGAAGACGGGGCAGCAGTGGGACGAACCAAACGGCTGGGCGCCGCTGCAATGGATCGCGATAGAGGGCCTGCGCCGCTATCGCGAGGATGCGCTCGCCAAGCGGATCGCGACCAACTGGCTGGCGACGGTGGACCGGGAGTATGCGGCGAGCGGCAAGCTGCTCGAAAAATACAATGTCGTCGAGCGGTTGCCCGGTGGCGGCGGCGAATATCCGCTGCAGGACGGCTTTGGCTGGACCAACGGCGTGACGCGCGCGCTGCTCGCGGCGGGCTATGCGCCGCCGCGATAG